In Mycobacterium sp. Aquia_213, the sequence GATCGATTCGCCGTGAAAGTCCGGCGGGGGCTCGAAACTCAGCGTGCTCTTGATCGTTGGGCGGCCCTGGACCGTGACGGTGTAACCGAAACTCGTCGACCAGGCCGGGTCCAGGGATTGGCCTTTGGTCCACACGCCGCGAACCTCGACCACCTCACGCCCGGCGAAAATTCCCTTCCACCGGACGTCGATGCCCGCGACGCAGCCCTGCTTGATGGTCCAGTCACCGGGCAACAGCAGATCCTCTGTGGTGTGCGCATATTCGGATTCGCACCGGATGTCGTCGAGTTGGACTCCGAGAGCATCGGCGATCACGAGGACCGCCTCGCGGAAGATGCCCGATCCCTTCTCGGTGATCGTGTGCAGGTCGGGCTGGTCGATCGGATAGCCGAAACCCATCGGTATCTCCGTCGCCGGGGAGTTGTAGATGGTGGTGTCGAAGGATTCGACGATGGAGATTCGGTCCACCCGATCGGAGATGCCGGCCGTGACGATCGCGAAGAGCTGGATGAAACCCGGGTTGATGCCGCTACCGAAGATGGTCGAACCGCCGCGCGCACACGCTTCGGTGATCCGTTCCCGGTCAGGGCCCAGTTGGTGCCCGGTGATGAACTCCGATGTGGTCACGATGTTGATCCCCGCTCCGAGAATGCGGGTCACTTCATCGACATCGGCGAACATCGGGTTGTAGACAGCACAATCGGGCTTCAGGTTCAGCAGCGCCTCGACGTCGTCGGTTGCCCGCACCCCCATGGGTTCGATGCCGCACAGCTCACCGACGTCACGGCCGACCTTGTCCGGAGACCACGCGTAGCAGCCGACGAGCTCCAACAACGAATTCTCGGTGATCGCGTGCACCGACTTCTTGCCGACATTGCCTGTCGTCCACTGAACGACGCGGTACGTCAAGGGTGCGACCCGGCCTGCTGTTGAGCGGCCTGGCGAGCCAGCCGATCGTTGTGGATCCTGACGAGTTCGCGGAATCCGAGCCGGTGGTACTTGGGTATCGGCTGAATACCCCACACGTCCTGAGCGGTGGCCTTACCCTCGGCGCCCTCGGGCGGTCCGAACGGCGGGTAGGGGTACTTGCACTCCAGACTGTCGTTGGAGTAGCGAATCTTCAGCAGCTCGCTGCAGATCTCGGTCAGGCTCAGCGTCGGGTAGCCGTAGTACACCGCCATGAACGGCAATGTGAAGGCGCCTTCGATCACGAGTGCCACCAGGCAGACCAAGACGGCCCGCTTGATCCATTTGTGCATGCGTGCGTAGTAGGGCGTGGTGCCCGGCTCGAGATTCTCGGAATCTTTGGTCGGTTCTTTTTCGTCGGTAGCTGACTCTGCGGTCATGACAATGCTCCTTAAACCTGTTCAGTCGGAGAAGATTTCGCGGTTGACCGTGTGCAGGTACGGAATCGCGAGGAATGGAGTGATGTAGAAGATGTCATAGAGCCACCAGCCGATGACCGGAAACACGACGCCCGCGTAGCGCACGTCGGCGAACATCGTCATGTTGAACACGTAGGCGGACCAGATCACCACGCCCATCCAGCAGGTGACGACCATCCACTGATGGCCCCACCGCTTCATCTGCAGGAATCCGATCGCCGCGGCCACCCGCATCGAGAACACCGTGAGGATAAGCCCTGCCACATAAGCCTTTTCGCCCGGACCCGCGGCCCCACCGATCCAGAGCTCGTTGTAATGCCAGAAGTAGCCGGCGTCGAACATGTTGCCCCAGCCGACCATCAACACCCGGTTGATCAACGTGTGGTTGGCAACCAGGTCCAGGGCCCAGCCCAGGCTGTTGAGCATGCCGTCGATCAGGGTCAGATAGCCGATCAGGGTCACGATCATCGGCCGAACCGACAGGCCGGCGCGCAGGGCCTGGCGCTGCAGCCACACGCCGCGCATGAAGATGGGAAACCCGATCAGGCCCGGAGCCCACATGCCCATCAAGGCGGCGCCGACGATCATCCACTTGTCGGCACGACGCTGAGCCAGCCGGGATTCGTCGTGGTGATCCTCCAGGCTGACCGAGCTGCCCGTCGGAGCAGCGACGGATCCGTTGTCCGAAAGACGATTGCGCAGCGGCAGATTCACAGGTCCCACCACCCGCGCGCAAAGGACATGTACAGCTGGACTCCGAACATCACCAGGAGGTAGCCGTATATGACGATTTGGAAGACGATCAGCGCCCTCTTGCGCTTCTGCTCCTGCTGGTTCATGGCGAGTTATTCCTTTCTCGGGGCTTCACGGGCCGTGCTAAGGCGAGGTGTTCGAAGTGGCCAGCCTGGCTGCCGCAACTTCGCGGAGCCCGTCATTGATGGCGCCATCGCTGCTCAGCGGGGCCAGGATGCAGGCTTGGGCGGCTTCCAATTCGCCTGCGCCCGCGGCGATCAACTGCGCCGCGGTCACCAACACCCGGGTGGACGGCGGCTCGAAGTGAAACGCCTCGTCCGCGGTGCGGATAGCGAGAGCGCACTGCACCAGCCGCATGGCCGTCGCCATTTCTACGCCGGCCTCGGCGACGATCACCTCCGCCTCGCGGTCGGCGGGCAGATAATTCATGCCCAGCGTGACGAATCGCTGCCGGAAAGAGGGTTTGAGTTCCTTGAGCGAGCTGCGGTATGCGGGGTTGTAGGAGCACACCAGCATGAATGTCTCTGGCGCCCTGACTACTTCGTCGGCCCGGTCGAGATACAGGGCGCGCCGGTGATCGGTCAGCGAATGAAGGATCGCCAACGAGTCGTGGCGGGCCTCCACGACCTCGTCCAGGTAGCAGATCGCGCCGGCTTTCACCGCTCGGGTGAGCGGCCCGTCGGTCCACACGACGTCACCACCGGTCACCATGAATCGGCCGACGAGATCCGAGCTGGTGAGGTCGTCGTGGCAGCTGATGGTGACCACTGGCCGTCGCAACAGCACGCCCATGTGCTCAACGAACCTGGTCTTGCCGCACCCCGTCGGACCGGTGAGCATCACCGGCAAGCGCCGCTGAAATGCCAATTCGAAAAGCTGAATCTCGTTGCCGTTCGCGAAATACGTGTCGGTGCTCATCGGTTCTCCTCTCGTGGGGCGCTGGCTGGGATCATGCGGCGACCAGCTCACGATGCACGTGGGCCAGCACCCGAGGGAGTTCCTCGATTCGTCGAATGCGCTGGGACCGGCGAGGTCCGAAGACTTCCGGGAGGGGGTCGACCCGCGTAGGTCCGACGCCGACGTAGTACATCGACACGCCCGCGTCGTTCGCCTCCTCGACGGCGTGCGCGGCATCCGCCCAGGCGTAGCGGCCCTCGTAACCTTCATCGGAGATCAGCCCGTCACCGATGACGATCAGCAGCCGCCGCTCGGACGGCTGCGCGAGGAGCCGGCTGGTCAGATGGCGAAGTGGGGCACCCAGCCGCGTGTACCCGCCGGTCTGAAGCCCGAGCGCACTCGGCCGCACAAAGCGACGGTCTTCGAAGTCCTTGAGGCAGCGGACTTCGACTCGGTGACGGGTGTTTCCGGTGAACACGAAGATGCCATGGCGCTCGCGGGCGCGGTTCATCGCGCGCGAAAGTGCATCGGCACAATCCAATTCCAGCCGGAAGATGCGGCCGCCGTGCACTCCCAGCGAGGAACTCCCGTCCAGCAGCAGGGCGGTGGTGACGTCTCGGCTGCCGGGCAGCAGGTCACGGAAAATACGTGGTTGGCGCGCCTGGCCGGTCACGGTATCGATGTAGTGCCGGACGTATTGTTCGACATCGAGATCGGAGCCGTCTTCGAGGCGATTCTTCATCGCGCGATGAGTGTGTTCTTCAAACCATTTCCGAAGGTCGGCGGGGATGGAGCCGGGTTGGCGAGCGTGGCCGGTGTGTGCACGCTCCAGAACCGCGACGTGGTCTCGCAGGAAACTCTTTGTCCACGAGTTCCATTCGGGATACGGAATTCCGGGCCGGTGATCCGGTGTGATGTCGAGGTCGTTGTCCTGCGGGCGGCTCGGCGGCGGCAGGTTCGGATTGCGGACGCCGCCGTCGCCGCCGACGGCGACCGAGTACGGCCGCGGAAGACGCTTTTGCGTTGTGGTCCAGGGCATCCGGCCGAAGCTGCGTCGCAATTTGTCGGTCAACCCCTGCGGCACGGTGTAGGCCAGCGGCAAGTCGCCCAGCAGCGCAGGAACGGTCAACGCCTGCCCCGTGGCCGCCAACGCAAGTGCGCGG encodes:
- a CDS encoding dihydrodipicolinate reductase, with protein sequence MTYRVVQWTTGNVGKKSVHAITENSLLELVGCYAWSPDKVGRDVGELCGIEPMGVRATDDVEALLNLKPDCAVYNPMFADVDEVTRILGAGINIVTTSEFITGHQLGPDRERITEACARGGSTIFGSGINPGFIQLFAIVTAGISDRVDRISIVESFDTTIYNSPATEIPMGFGYPIDQPDLHTITEKGSGIFREAVLVIADALGVQLDDIRCESEYAHTTEDLLLPGDWTIKQGCVAGIDVRWKGIFAGREVVEVRGVWTKGQSLDPAWSTSFGYTVTVQGRPTIKSTLSFEPPPDFHGESIDDYIMLGLTITAMPAITAIPAVVAAPPGIATYNDLPLLLPRGVLARN
- a CDS encoding nitric oxide reductase activation protein NorD yields the protein MTDSPDAHTMALEKSCAVTAVALSEQRREGARLVTGSRRGFGLNAALTFVHVPYPALPDWTRRTLTCGVALQCSPSKERITEYRLNELSTRELCALTLVEANVALGWMASRWPGLLPEMRRALPQMHAEDGDMAAQEMLNRALALAATGQALTVPALLGDLPLAYTVPQGLTDKLRRSFGRMPWTTTQKRLPRPYSVAVGGDGGVRNPNLPPPSRPQDNDLDITPDHRPGIPYPEWNSWTKSFLRDHVAVLERAHTGHARQPGSIPADLRKWFEEHTHRAMKNRLEDGSDLDVEQYVRHYIDTVTGQARQPRIFRDLLPGSRDVTTALLLDGSSSLGVHGGRIFRLELDCADALSRAMNRARERHGIFVFTGNTRHRVEVRCLKDFEDRRFVRPSALGLQTGGYTRLGAPLRHLTSRLLAQPSERRLLIVIGDGLISDEGYEGRYAWADAAHAVEEANDAGVSMYYVGVGPTRVDPLPEVFGPRRSQRIRRIEELPRVLAHVHRELVAA
- a CDS encoding CbbQ/NirQ/NorQ/GpvN family protein; translation: MSTDTYFANGNEIQLFELAFQRRLPVMLTGPTGCGKTRFVEHMGVLLRRPVVTISCHDDLTSSDLVGRFMVTGGDVVWTDGPLTRAVKAGAICYLDEVVEARHDSLAILHSLTDHRRALYLDRADEVVRAPETFMLVCSYNPAYRSSLKELKPSFRQRFVTLGMNYLPADREAEVIVAEAGVEMATAMRLVQCALAIRTADEAFHFEPPSTRVLVTAAQLIAAGAGELEAAQACILAPLSSDGAINDGLREVAAARLATSNTSP